The following is a genomic window from Euwallacea similis isolate ESF13 chromosome 4, ESF131.1, whole genome shotgun sequence.
TTTACCAGGAAACTGTCGCTTAGCGCGAGGCTTAACTAGCGCCTGAAAATCTGCCCGTAAAGTGATGAGGCGGTTCTCGACATGCAGGTGTCCGGATTATACTTGGAAGGTCTAACACTAATGGGACTTTCACTAAATCAAACATGACGAGTCTGTTGTGGCTTTTGCGCTTAAGGGAGCGGCGTATCTCTCGCTGCAGGGCCTTATCTCCGTGGAATTTTTCCTTGCTTTCCTATTGTAACGAGCGGTAATTAATAAGACGCAAATCCCTGGGACAATATTTTGTACGTTTCTGTTTAAACTGACGATTCCATTTCTGAAGCACAAGTTTGGCAGGAAACCTCCACTTATCCCAAAATAAACGCGATTTAGTCACTCACGCAGAGTTCTCCAAATATTGAATTAGTCTTTAGACTTTTGTGAAGATTTTGAAACGGAACTCGTTATCGCTTGCGAGTAATGCGGAGATAACGCTGCTGGAACGAAAATAAACACGTCGTTAGATAATAGCGTGTGTGCACTTTTTTCTCCGCAGGATTTTTCACTGTGGCAAATTATTACTTTCCTGATAAATATTGTACGATTAAGTGGGTTTTTAAAACCCATGACGTCAAACCGTCTAAAAACGTCCCTCTAGAATTCTAGATTATCAATCGACTCATTACGCCGTTCCACTTATCAAGGAACCGGAATTCAAAAGCAGTTGTACCGTAATAACAAACGATCGGTTATTTCTTAGGAAATCGAACGCGTAAACATTTCAGCAAACACCAAAACGATTGGATAACCATCGATGTTGAAACGCCATGCGAATTAGTAATAATCACCGATATTTTAACGCGGATAGACATTTTAAAAGGAAACGCGTGTCggtcttgaaaaaaaatactttaacgATTGGCAAACAGAATAATTGAACTGACGTGACGTTCGCGGAAGTAAGTGAAGGTTAAGTAAGTGCTGAAATTACTTATAATACCAGCCGTTTTCCGGCATGATGCGTGATGCATGTTATAAAGAAGCGGATGTGGCTTAGCAAAAATGAATCTCGATCATCTGCTTGTGCTCTTGAAGTCGAGGAATACGGCAGCTCTCTATTTCCGGCCTCGTCGTTGCCAGTGATATAATTGTGCGTTGTTACTAAGGAATTCCTAATTGCCCTATTATCGATAATTGGTATTTAATGCTCTTGACAAACAACTCAAACTACTTAGGAATTCAATGTAGCTACGTGAAGAGGAGTAACGGAATGATGTAAAGCCGTCGTTTGAGGATTGCAGGTCCCAAGAAGTTCCTGTAACGAAATCTCGCACTGCTCCTCGAAAGTTCTCTAGTCCTGCCCCAAACGGGAGGAGAGATGCCTATCGCAACAAGGACCGTACTTTCTTGGAAACACGGTTTCTCTCGCTTCTAAATCCTGTAGCCTCACTAATCATTCCCCATTCAGAACATGCTGGTACCAGTGCTTGGATCAACTCATTTGGCAGGCCGAGTACAGTCTTCGATAACCCAAAATCTACTCTTTACTTTTCCGAATGCGTCTGCTCTTCAAAAAAATCCAGCTGGATATTCACACTGGATACCCGGCTGCGTGAACTGACCACTTGGGTCTATCTCCCAGAATTTCTTCTACTGTCTTTGCATGGTGATCCGAACAGGGTTAATGCTTTGCATACTCATTTAAAATGGAGAGAAGATCTATTGCATTCTCTGGCGCTGAGCATTGAAATGGTCTGCTCATCCTTGCGAGGAACAAGAAAGATGACCTACTTTTCGACACTATCTCCTAGGGATCCTTGTATTTTCCAAGCTGCGCTCTTTTTATAATAATCGCTCTGAATTAGGCCAGTACGCCACTGTGTTTTACTCAATTAAACTCATagttttttacataataaataaataactagaACTAGTGTTATAAAAGACAACAGTGGCGTAGAACATTTCTCCCTTGATTTACCTgcgaaatttccaaatttatctcatttgaaatggtaatttttgtAGTAGTTGCTTTAGCTTAGGTCACAGTCCAGTCCACTGTTCCTTGCCAAAtgaaatgcataatttttttctataataaagaATGCAAGAAAGtgatattattcaaaatacgGCGGCGTAAAATGCTTCTTTCTTGTGTTAGAAATTGTTCGAAGTGTGCATTTTTATAGCAGGTAGTTGTTTTCAGTTTGGGTCTCAGGATCTTGCAAGCCACTGTCTCTTACCAAAtcaaattcataattttttctctggcAAAGAATGAATGAGATTGACTCTGTACTTCTATTAAAATGGATTTGTTTCCTCGTTCCTTATGGCGTGATATTTTAGCTTTGAATCTCTATTATTAATTCCTAAAAACTTTAGCATGTCCCTCGTTGTAAAATCAGAGCCTTAACAGGCATGAACTATAAATCATTTCTTTTAGGTATTGAACTGGTAAATTCTGATGTCTTCTAAATGAAGTGTTATTGTTCCTCCAAATAGTCTCAACACTGAATCTAGCTAAGTGGGTAATCCTCCGTATTTCAAGTAGCtaataagaaatattatttcttccCTGCTTATTGTAAATGCATGCCCGAAATTCTCTAGTTCCGACACCAGTTACAAGAGAGTTGCTAACTAATTTGGAAGTTAAGAGAATTTCAGTCAATATCTTAAACATTCCAGAAACTCCTATTATCTCATAAAACTAATGTGAATCGAATTCTGGGCAATGTTCTTTACTCAACTCAACTCAATATCATTGTGGCAAATCGATGCAATAATACTGAGAGCACTCAAATCCCGCATAGCTAAGCACACTGGGACTTTATGTACAAGAAGCGTAACTCGAAAGTTCCCTTAAATGctctaaatataaaaaatgcatgGATTTTTCTTGATTTCCTTACGAAAGTAGGTCTAGTACCATAGTAAGTCTTGATTGGAAAAATAAGTAAAGGGCTAATGCGATATGGCCCAAGGTGCATATCAGGAAGGGAAGGAAATTTATATATTGTAATACTTCCATAGGATACAATAAACCTATAATGCGGATTGTGTAGAATtgtgcaaattttcaaaaaaccagaggcgtagatgtaaaaaatttgactAAATGTTAGAAAAAGGAATCAAAACTCGTGAGCGAAATGCTctttaaaatagagaaatcAAATACATACCCCCTTTAAATTTTAGCTTCATAACtagctttcaaattttctaagcTTTGGTTCTTGcagaagagaaaaatgaaactgGTCCCAGGCCCATTGCCTCCAATCCCCACAACAACGTCGGGGTCCCTACCCCTGCCACTAGCCTTCAGCCCAGATCTGCTATGGAGATACCCCCTGGGCTTTTCCTCGGTTGGGACCCATCCTTTATGTGACTACAAAAGCCAGCTGCCTGGAAGTTTATCTTCAGACCCCAGAGGATGGAGTCGCGAAGACGTCTCAATTTTCCTAAGGTAAAGTTTTTAAGAGAGACATTAATAAACTCAATATTAAGTATTCTTCCGCATCTACAGGTGGGCGGAAAGAGAATACGACTTGCAGCCCATCGACATGGACATGTTCCAAATGAACGGCAAGGCAATGTGCCTGTTAACTCGAACAGACCTTTCTGAGAGAGCCCCCGGTTCGGGAGATGTGTTGCACAACGTTTTGCAAATTCTCATGAGAGATGCAAATAACATGGTAATAggtcaaataataaaaaaccatgAAAATAGTATATTAACCAGGAACTTAAATTCCAGAGAATGTTGCCAAACAGCCCAATCACTCCTACCTCAAGGCACGCCTACCCTCTATCTCCTCATACGTCTCAGCCAACCACCCCTAGCTGGAACATTATGACACAACCCACGGCAGAGTACCATTCGAGCCATGCAGCTAGCCTGGCAGCCCACCTCATGGCCCAAAGCAACAGCGTTACTCTGAGCCCTGCTCCATCAGTCGACAGCCAGTCAGGTAAATTTAGAGccaaataactattattgaGCAGTTAAGTTCGGACATCCAAAAAGAGCGCACTGAGTGCGGCAATATGATGAATAATGTTCACTATCTCTTTTATTGCCAACAAAATGCCAATCATTAACTCCGAAATAGACAGTGCACAAGACAAATAACAAAGCCTAAATGCATTGAGCGATACACAACATCTCGAGTTGTTCTCAATGGGGCACAATTGCTACTACTAGAGACgcgataaaaaaatcctagtTCGTGCCTAAGAATTTCACACTGGCTGGTATCGGTATAGATTTTCCATCTATAGACATATACAAGAAGAAATTTGTCTTACGCTTACGTGAACATAACAAATCGTGATTGATAGTGCCGAACGCTGCGAACAAATCAAAGAACTTGCCGCAACTTTAGCACTCTGATAGATGTACTGTCCCACATCAAAAGTGGcctttttaaatgatttttggcGTGATTTCATGTTGATGAAGGACCAATATGTTGCGGTTCTGCACAAAGCATATAACGCTTTGTGCAACAGCTAAATTCCACCACGAACGCACTCCCCTAATGTTATTCTTAACTGCATGCGGATTTTCGtagaaacattgaaatagaACCTTAGGTTTGGCCGATTCTGTGCTTCCATAGAAATTAGgttgatgttaaagttaacagcacaTTCATAAATGGGACCTACATATGAAGCAATTAACTCTTTGATTGATTTACAGGAAGTCCAAATCATCCAGACGCGCCCATCAGTTTCGGTCATTCCATTTTTAGCACCAACGGTAGTAGCTCTAATGGCTCGGGCTCGAATCCCAGCGATAGCGACGAAGATGATAAATTCATGGAAGCCAAAAATGGGTACTTGGGAAGTCCTCCCAACACACCCGGTTACATAAGCATTCCTCAGATGCCTTTCCTGGCTCCAAGGAGTCCGAATAAGCAGATGGAGGGGGTGGGCAGTCCTGGGCTCTATAAGCGGGAATTCTTTGGGAGCAGCGACACTTCTGAACCGAATACCAGTAAGTATGGTTTAAATGTGTGATGATGGTTAGACGTGTGACGTGgaattgttttttaagtaGCCACTCAAGTTAGTATCATTAAAGGATTTAAACGCAatcaataacatttaaatttaaaaactaatctGTCTCGGATGTTtgggttttttattttaagcaacacaaaatttgagaatttaattCGAAGATCTTGAGATAGTTCTTGCCATGCACAAAGCCCTGGATTTGGAGGTATTTTccgctttttttaaaatagggtatttttgagggattattAGAAATATGCAAGAAATGTCCGCAGCATAAACATAGATAATCCGGAAAAGTACTGGTTTAGATCCTTTTATACCCAATTAAGGGACTAATGAAAACATTACGTAAGAgtcaacattttttcttttctcctTTAGACGGCCGCCTTCTTTGGGACTTTCTCCAGCAGCTGCTTAACGACCCATCGCAAAGATATACCATCTACATAGCCTGGAAAAACCGAGAAACCGGAGTATTCAAAATTGTGGACCCTCCGGGCTTGGCGAAGCTCTGGGGTATCCAGAAGAACCACCTTTCCATGAATTATGACAAAATGTCGAGAGCTTTGCGTTACTATTACCGCGTCAACATTCTAAGAAAAGTCCAGGGAGAAAGACATTGCTACCAGTAAGTCTCAAATGAAATCCAGCTCTGTGTTAGTAAGTACTTACctgataataattttcagaTTCCTTCGCAACCCCACCGAACTCAAGAACATCAAGAACATCTCTCTGTTGCGCCAGCAAATGTCCCCGACAGCAACAAAGGCACCTGGACAGCTCCAAATTATCCCCCAAATTACCGTTAAACCTGAACCCATGGAGCAACCATCGATTAACAGTAAGGACCATGATATGCAGCCCTTGCCGACAGCGGTGCCCAACCACATCAAACTGAGCGAGCAAGTGCAAAAGCAAAGTTTGGCGATGTTGGCTCAGCAGCAGGTCGAAGTGAAATCTGAGGAAAGAGTGAGGAATGAGTACCAACATTCAAATGATAAACCTACGGATTTGAGCATGGACGGACCTACCGATTTGAGCAGCGGTAGTAGACATATCAACATAGTGTGTTCTCCGGACCCTCCTCTCAGCGGAGGAGGACACTGAAGGGAAGGAGTAATGTAGGTTTCCTGTCGCCAAAGGGAACAGTAATGAGTAAATCAGGTTGTTACTGATACTAGGACCTATTCAGAAGCGCCTGAAACTACTGAATAGGTTTGTATGTAGTTtgttaatgtaaataataatttctcttaGCTTAAGAAATTGCAATGTGCCAATAACAAGTGcaaaagtgattttaaaattgtaatttaagtTAGTTTACTACTTTTGCTGTGCAATCGATAATGTGTTATGTGCCAAATAAGTCCTTCTTAGCTACGTCTAAGGTGCAATTTTAGTGTGGCTAAAATAGCGCTCAGACTAATAGTATTGATGATGGTAGTTTGGCAgcttatgtatttttttaaatatagaacaTTCCACTTAAACATCGATTTAGCAAACTACGCTTGCATTGAATTTAAAGCGCAACTAGCAACGAATGGAAAGTGCAAATTTTTCACGGTTTTGTGTAAACAATAATCATTATATACAGAGGACTGCTGGGACCTTTCGTTTACATGATAATTCTATATGGCATACGGCTGAACGCATCAGCTTCTTTCTCTGTGATCTCTTGAACATAAGACTCAAAAAGAGTGTGATGTTGCAAGAAacgataatttgaaaacgtatttttaaattattggcTATATTTACAGAAAGCAATTTCTAGATTAGGAAATATTTCGAGAGTATTTTTAAGGACGCTGGTATTTTGATATCGAGAATGTTTAGATTTTAGTTGATGTATATAATacatttgttataagaattatagctgattttaaaataaagattcTTTATTGTACCTAGATCAGTGTTCTTTGTTATTAATGCAGATACGTAAACACACTTattcaatgtaaaaaaacaacaaaacaaataaaaggaGAATACAGAGGGTATCTCCTTTAGGTTCGAACTTAATAGATACCAACGTCATACCTTTCACCAATCGCCAACCCATTAAACACATTATAATCGCCCTTTTGGATGACAATCCAGCAACAAAAACTAAAGattttatagcaattttatATCACTGCTGCATAGCTCTTACATAACTCTAATGAAATCAGAACTGTTTCCTAGAAGTTGTTGAAGAAGCTGCCATTGGAAGAATCAACAAACCAATGTGGTTTCTATTTCAGACTcataaaaatacctaaaacCCTCGATGAATAAAGATTTCAGGAGAAAACTGAATCACAATTTATTACTGCGCAATAACGAATAAAGGAGCAACAAATTGGCGATCAAACAAACTTTAAACACGATCAAGAAACCTAAACTTTAAGGGTTGTATGGGCGTAGCCAACAAGGCGTTGGAGCTCGAAATCTCCCCGTAATTGTATTCGACCATGAACCGCTTCAAAATTTTGACTATAAGCAGACCAAGCTCGGTTTGGGCCAGCTCCTTCGATTGACATGACTTCGGGCCGCGTCCAAAGGGCATAGAGACGAACATTTGCAATTCATGAGCCAAAGGATCGATCTCTTGAGAAAACCAACGCTCCGGATTGAATTTCTTCGCGGCCTCGAAATGCTCTTCCCGCAAACAGGCCAAATGCACCGCGATGAGTATATAAGTGCCCTTTGGAATTTGGTACTTATGAATGACCGCGTCTTTGCTCAAAACCCTGTTTAAAATTGGGATGGGAGGGCTCAATCTCAAGCTTTCTTTCATACAAGCCTGAAGATACGGCATGTTCTTCAAGGATTCCGGGGAAGAGATCTCTTTTGGGTGCTTCATGATTTCGTCATAAAGCTTTTTTTGACATCTAGGATTTTTGGCCAAATGATAGAGGAGGAATGCCGTAGAATGCGCGGTGGCATTGGTCCCAATCAGGAGCATGTCTAGCATGACTGCCATAATGTCTTCAACGAGAACATCATCTTTTAATAGTAAAGATTCTACTAGGGAAAGATTGGCCAAAGAtttgaaatcttttttttctttgagacCCGATTGAGCGCGCTCCACGTATTTGCCTAAAATTGAGTCGATTGCGTCGCAGTTGCGCACCAATGAACGCCAAGCAGGAGTCTGTACGACTTTCCAAACGTGAAAAcctggaaaatatttgagataGTTTTTGATCGTGATGAATGAATCAAATTGACCATATTCGCATTTGCGTATTGCCTCAATAGCTCTGATAACTCCGTCCAAAATGCGGCCAGGATCGGAGGTGGGGCTTAGCCCGGTGGGATCAAGGAAACCTAATTTCCTGTAGTAAACCAATAGTCAcataaattcttcaaaaaaacaCGAATTCCCCAGAAAACCTGCTTAAAGAGACAGAACAAAAGCACTCCAAGCACCATTTTAAAATCTCGTTTTTAAACGTCTTGGGCATTTCGTCCTGCAAATTCCGAATAGACACAATGCGTTCGATAAACTGGTCGCAAAGCAAATCGATCGTTTTAAAGTGTTGCAAAGGGAAGTTTTGCAAAGGCTTGTCTAGTGATTCGTAGATTTTCCTCCATTCGGGACCAAACCTATAACGACATTGATAAGCCAACGATAAAAGAGCAgtaaacatttactttaaaaaaggCCCGGCTTGTCTGAGTCTGCAATGTTGCAATCGATATTGTTCCATTGAATCCAGGAAAGCTCTAATTGGTTGAGAGCCCTTACTATCTAACACCAAGCAGGCATGTTCAGGT
Proteins encoded in this region:
- the aop gene encoding ets DNA-binding protein pokkuri, whose protein sequence is MKLVPGPLPPIPTTTSGSLPLPLAFSPDLLWRYPLGFSSVGTHPLCDYKSQLPGSLSSDPRGWSREDVSIFLRWAEREYDLQPIDMDMFQMNGKAMCLLTRTDLSERAPGSGDVLHNVLQILMRDANNMRMLPNSPITPTSRHAYPLSPHTSQPTTPSWNIMTQPTAEYHSSHAASLAAHLMAQSNSVTLSPAPSVDSQSGSPNHPDAPISFGHSIFSTNGSSSNGSGSNPSDSDEDDKFMEAKNGYLGSPPNTPGYISIPQMPFLAPRSPNKQMEGVGSPGLYKREFFGSSDTSEPNTNGRLLWDFLQQLLNDPSQRYTIYIAWKNRETGVFKIVDPPGLAKLWGIQKNHLSMNYDKMSRALRYYYRVNILRKVQGERHCYQFLRNPTELKNIKNISLLRQQMSPTATKAPGQLQIIPQITVKPEPMEQPSINSKDHDMQPLPTAVPNHIKLSEQVQKQSLAMLAQQQVEVKSEERVRNEYQHSNDKPTDLSMDGPTDLSSGSRHINIVCSPDPPLSGGGH
- the LOC136408153 gene encoding probable cytochrome P450 49a1, with the protein product MVISKIPEPSKIVDIPSSLTQSHHVSSFDTVPGPHSLKFISKFWSYVPLLSAEFTAGSLFQAMNLGKFFGNLLSWGGNAKFFQKFFNVYGPVVRLHGPFGGDVVLLSKPEHACLVLDSKGSQPIRAFLDSMEQYRLQHCRLRQAGPFLKFGPEWRKIYESLDKPLQNFPLQHFKTIDLLCDQFIERIVSIRNLQDEMPKTFKNEILKWCLECFCSVSLSRKLGFLDPTGLSPTSDPGRILDGVIRAIEAIRKCEYGFHVWKVVQTPAWRSLVRNCDAIDSILGKYVERAQSGLKEKKDFKSLANLSLVESLLLKDDVLVEDIMAVMLDMLLIGTNATAHSTAFLLYHLAKNPRCQKKLYDEIMKHPKEISSPESLKNMPYLQACMKESLRLSPPIPILNRVLSKDAVIHKYQIPKGTYILIAVHLACLREEHFEAAKKFNPERWFSQEIDPLAHELQMFVSMPFGRGPKSCQSKELAQTELGLLIVKILKRFMVEYNYGEISSSNALLATPIQPLKFRFLDRV